A genomic region of Desulfosarcina ovata subsp. ovata contains the following coding sequences:
- a CDS encoding AAA family ATPase, whose product MRIDFVEIRNFRRLAKIRIDLSDKTTLFVGANNSGKTTAITVLRYFLTHQKAFSAYDIPLDLWLRIEELGRAFEEDQEGELPYSWHDLLPSLDVWLTVSEDEIHHVAHLIPTLDWTPDQGVGVRLQLEPKDPDELLQSYLITKTAVCDTLSAKTDSTDDGKSGKAETDDKDKSDKTCNGFSLWPENLMDYLKKRIAGSLTVNAYLLDPSKKTGPKNGVAQPQKLPDTAEPLDDNPFKGLIRIDEVPAHRGLSDYSGGGDEELQEQGDRGRKQLLTSQLRTYYGKHLDPLKAPEPSDIKALEAMHEAQTAFDERLKACFKDPFFELEGLGYPGVANPRLTISTNIKPVEGLNHQSAVQYDLTPDQDTAKYRLPEQCNGLGYQNLISMVFRLISYRDGWMKVGKAAREEEDGTHQASPPPLHLVLMEEPEAHLHVQVQQVFIRKAYEVLRNHKALKDNTVLSTQLVVSTHSSHIAHEVDFANMRYFRRHPARKSGQTPCSTVVNLSEVFGEPDDTARFVSRYLQATHADLFFADGAIIVEGAAERMLIPHFIRNHYPALHSCYITLLEVGGSHAHRLKPFIEHLGLNTLIITDIDAVEKETRSKATPKIGSDLITSNNVLKSWHPKREGFDGLVALTEDGKELSYDDFFSIRVAYQTPLKVKIGGKNVDACPSTFEDALVFENIDHFRKATGGGLIKKFKKAIEDNDDIDSLQESLLAALSKGSKAQFALDMLFSQDPASINVPTYIHDGLKWIEERLLKRQQEVALPKKEQADEAAGE is encoded by the coding sequence TTGCGAATAGATTTTGTTGAAATCAGGAATTTTCGGAGACTGGCTAAGATCAGGATTGATCTTTCAGATAAGACGACACTTTTTGTCGGCGCAAATAACAGCGGGAAGACCACTGCCATTACAGTACTGCGGTATTTCCTGACACATCAGAAAGCCTTTTCCGCCTATGATATCCCTCTCGACCTGTGGCTCCGCATTGAAGAGTTGGGCCGTGCATTCGAGGAGGACCAGGAAGGTGAACTGCCATACAGCTGGCATGATCTCCTGCCATCACTCGATGTCTGGCTCACTGTCTCGGAGGATGAAATCCATCATGTCGCACATCTGATCCCGACCTTGGACTGGACTCCTGATCAAGGGGTAGGTGTCCGGCTGCAACTGGAACCGAAAGACCCAGACGAGCTGCTTCAGTCATACCTCATCACAAAGACAGCGGTGTGCGACACACTGAGTGCGAAAACAGACAGTACTGACGATGGAAAATCCGGCAAGGCTGAGACGGATGATAAGGATAAGAGCGATAAGACCTGCAATGGATTCTCGCTATGGCCGGAAAATCTGATGGATTATCTCAAGAAACGCATAGCTGGCTCACTCACTGTGAATGCGTACCTGCTTGATCCGAGCAAGAAGACCGGACCTAAGAATGGTGTAGCACAGCCACAGAAATTGCCGGATACAGCGGAGCCTCTTGATGACAATCCATTCAAGGGCCTGATCAGGATCGATGAGGTCCCGGCTCATAGGGGCTTGAGCGATTATTCTGGTGGCGGGGATGAGGAACTACAGGAGCAAGGGGATAGAGGGCGGAAACAGCTGCTGACCAGCCAGCTGAGGACATACTATGGCAAGCACCTTGATCCTTTGAAAGCACCGGAACCCTCCGACATAAAGGCTCTTGAAGCGATGCATGAGGCGCAGACAGCTTTCGATGAACGACTGAAGGCCTGCTTCAAAGACCCTTTCTTCGAACTGGAAGGGCTTGGATATCCAGGAGTCGCAAACCCTCGCTTGACGATCTCAACAAATATCAAGCCTGTGGAAGGGCTGAACCATCAATCTGCTGTGCAATATGATCTGACACCAGACCAGGATACAGCGAAGTATCGGCTTCCAGAACAATGCAATGGATTAGGATACCAGAACCTCATCTCGATGGTATTCAGGCTGATCAGCTATCGTGATGGTTGGATGAAGGTCGGGAAGGCTGCACGGGAAGAGGAGGACGGTACCCATCAGGCATCTCCGCCGCCATTGCACTTGGTCCTTATGGAGGAGCCCGAAGCTCATCTGCATGTGCAGGTCCAGCAGGTATTTATCAGGAAGGCCTATGAGGTATTACGCAATCATAAGGCATTGAAGGATAATACCGTCCTGTCAACCCAGCTGGTTGTAAGCACGCATTCCAGTCACATCGCACATGAGGTCGATTTTGCGAATATGCGATATTTCAGGAGGCATCCAGCACGCAAATCGGGACAGACGCCCTGCTCGACTGTTGTCAATCTTTCAGAGGTATTCGGGGAACCGGACGATACGGCAAGGTTCGTCTCCCGCTATCTACAGGCCACACATGCCGACCTTTTCTTCGCAGATGGGGCGATAATAGTGGAGGGAGCTGCGGAAAGGATGCTCATCCCTCATTTCATCCGGAACCATTATCCGGCCCTGCACAGCTGTTACATAACCCTGCTTGAGGTCGGCGGAAGTCATGCACATCGGCTCAAGCCATTCATTGAACACCTGGGACTGAACACCCTCATCATCACTGACATCGATGCTGTTGAAAAGGAGACCCGTTCGAAAGCTACACCGAAAATAGGTAGCGACCTGATTACATCAAACAACGTGCTGAAGAGCTGGCATCCCAAGAGAGAGGGATTTGATGGCCTGGTGGCGCTAACTGAAGACGGCAAAGAGCTTTCCTATGATGATTTCTTCTCTATACGGGTCGCTTATCAGACACCACTGAAGGTCAAGATTGGCGGCAAAAACGTTGACGCCTGCCCATCGACTTTTGAGGATGCGTTGGTTTTCGAGAATATTGACCATTTCAGAAAGGCTACCGGGGGCGGTCTTATAAAGAAATTCAAGAAAGCTATAGAGGACAACGATGATATCGACAGCTTGCAGGAAAGCCTGCTGGCGGCACTCTCAAAAGGCAGCAAAGCTCAATTCGCTCTGGATATGCTTTTTTCACAAGACCCGGCCTCGATCAATGTGCCGACTTATATACATGACGGCCTCAAATGGATAGAAGAGCGGTTGTTGAAGCGGCAGCAGGAGGTCGCATTGCCGAAGAAAGAACAGGCAGATGAAGCAGCAGGTGAATGA
- a CDS encoding 5-methylcytosine restriction system specificity protein McrC: MWLFDIIKDGTLVDNQSYFVNEGVLTNRRLSEPVNLSSKSKGQWTYPYNDESAIWHFLNSVSRDVEKILKDNIADALILFNDEDYEHNTDGGFIDLAGTDARNLTLNTGNLIGFVKRGDYSLKISSRFGNAFLQYIIADADGFLELEDIGGESHTDGYEWLLAYLWNIKFKRAYRLGLPKTYITKNDRISRVRGTIDAIAYFRNTTSGKYLCSYREHSYDSPATSLFINAYETVERYSFCQRTRTVYNAFLTANHGVKRSRQEILKTPYFTNPFYNDYNVLIDLSKHVIRQQGSDFDSKHESSAFFFDISMLFEYFIRKLIKRNGVRLLSKFEQRYEIPAGALGSYMRKLEPDLVFESDGGLYVFDVKYKAFDPRFGVKREDLFQLHTYIGQYANGALIKGCGFIYPISEERWSSLNLDRSKGLISDAIRQQGNDIPFHVLFLKIPDNASPDFNRLMKEQCRNFMATIQSKILAKEMVAEWV; encoded by the coding sequence GTGTGGCTGTTCGACATCATAAAAGATGGGACTCTGGTCGATAACCAGTCTTATTTTGTCAATGAAGGCGTATTGACCAATAGACGTTTGAGTGAACCGGTCAATCTCAGCTCGAAATCAAAAGGCCAGTGGACATATCCTTATAATGATGAATCCGCCATATGGCATTTCCTGAACTCGGTTTCTCGTGATGTAGAAAAAATACTTAAAGATAATATCGCCGATGCTCTCATCCTTTTCAATGATGAAGATTACGAACACAATACTGATGGTGGGTTCATAGATTTAGCCGGTACTGATGCCAGAAATCTCACCCTCAACACCGGAAACCTGATCGGGTTTGTTAAACGTGGTGATTATTCCCTGAAGATCAGTTCGAGGTTCGGAAATGCCTTCCTTCAGTACATCATAGCAGATGCCGATGGATTCCTTGAACTGGAAGATATTGGCGGCGAGAGTCATACCGATGGCTATGAATGGCTTCTTGCATATCTCTGGAATATCAAATTCAAACGAGCTTATCGGCTAGGGTTGCCCAAGACCTACATAACAAAGAATGATCGAATTTCTCGTGTTCGTGGGACGATTGACGCAATCGCCTACTTCCGGAATACAACGTCTGGGAAATATTTATGCTCCTACCGTGAACACAGCTACGACAGTCCTGCGACATCGCTTTTCATCAATGCTTATGAGACGGTTGAGCGCTATTCTTTCTGCCAACGGACAAGGACTGTCTACAATGCGTTTCTAACAGCGAATCATGGTGTTAAAAGGTCACGCCAGGAAATACTGAAAACCCCATATTTTACCAATCCGTTCTACAACGATTATAATGTCCTGATAGATCTATCGAAGCATGTCATCAGGCAACAAGGTTCTGATTTCGATTCCAAGCATGAATCCAGCGCATTCTTTTTCGATATCTCGATGCTTTTTGAATATTTCATCCGTAAGCTTATAAAAAGGAACGGAGTACGTCTGCTCAGTAAGTTTGAGCAGCGCTATGAAATACCTGCCGGAGCTCTCGGGAGCTACATGCGTAAGCTGGAACCAGACCTTGTTTTTGAGAGCGATGGTGGTCTTTACGTCTTTGATGTGAAGTATAAAGCCTTTGATCCTCGGTTCGGGGTTAAACGTGAAGATCTTTTTCAACTGCATACCTACATAGGCCAGTATGCCAACGGGGCTTTGATAAAAGGGTGTGGCTTTATTTACCCGATATCAGAGGAAAGGTGGAGCTCACTCAATCTTGATAGATCAAAAGGGTTGATATCGGATGCAATCCGACAGCAAGGTAATGATATCCCTTTCCATGTCCTTTTTCTGAAAATCCCTGACAATGCATCACCTGATTTTAACCGGCTTATGAAAGAACAGTGTCGTAACTTCATGGCTACCATTCAATCAAAGATTCTGGCCAAGGAGATGGTAGCTGAATGGGTGTAG
- a CDS encoding McrB family protein produces MKSRLKNLYKYLIENRIHEVKEWHDAYREFYDQVGQIRERIKSGEGLSQADEEFLRQLLYDKSNGIASRGQSVLSYDNFQSFIKSEEFISSLEQFILTPKRETFKKFDDAWAAQGKSNNPVLVNRVAAACTLEVSTTVDSGKFNQVFSWLTREGIITSYPEKEEQDWFSKNLFLLEIIKNEFGDELKDKKTDEFYLSQFVWLLYENLFNPFSLKKQIVKYGAPGTGKTYQARQQTSLLFDIWKEEFAPKSSFTHGSQIELVQFHPSYSYEDFIEGLRPVLDKKGAAQLTLQNGVFKKFCRNAGKWEVDVSGLGLDKKWGALTIKDLHPHKERLEGEHWQYILDITDMSKLVSDAVPPFFFIIDEINRAELSRVFGELMYCLEYRGVEGSVKTQYANLNDEQTGMFKTAQGYQFFIPSNIYLIGTMNTIDRSVESFDFALRRRFRWEEVTPDMGLLRYHLNSFCKIWAPLADNLERLNNQIADEPLLGHDYQIGHAYLMNLKYSTNLTVTEVRERVWDDCILPLLQEYLRGTGKEAELIGSFGKAFGV; encoded by the coding sequence ATGAAAAGCAGACTGAAAAATCTTTACAAATACTTGATTGAAAACAGGATACACGAAGTTAAAGAATGGCATGATGCTTATCGTGAGTTTTACGATCAGGTAGGGCAGATCCGTGAACGAATCAAATCCGGTGAAGGCTTGTCCCAAGCTGATGAGGAATTCTTGAGGCAGCTCCTCTATGATAAGAGCAATGGGATTGCTTCCCGTGGCCAATCTGTTCTGAGTTACGATAACTTCCAATCATTCATCAAAAGCGAAGAATTCATATCCTCTCTTGAACAGTTCATACTTACTCCCAAGAGGGAGACTTTCAAAAAGTTTGACGATGCATGGGCTGCCCAAGGCAAATCCAACAATCCCGTTCTTGTCAATCGTGTAGCTGCGGCCTGCACTCTTGAAGTTTCCACGACAGTCGATTCCGGGAAATTCAATCAGGTCTTCAGCTGGTTAACCCGAGAAGGGATCATCACGTCATACCCCGAAAAAGAGGAACAGGACTGGTTCTCAAAGAACCTGTTCTTATTGGAAATCATCAAAAATGAATTCGGTGATGAGCTTAAGGACAAGAAAACAGATGAATTCTACCTGAGCCAGTTTGTCTGGCTGCTGTATGAAAACCTGTTCAATCCATTCAGCCTGAAGAAGCAGATCGTTAAATACGGAGCTCCCGGAACCGGGAAAACTTATCAAGCCCGACAACAGACATCTCTCTTGTTTGATATCTGGAAAGAGGAATTTGCTCCGAAAAGCAGCTTCACCCATGGAAGCCAGATTGAACTGGTACAATTTCATCCGTCTTACAGCTATGAAGATTTCATTGAGGGCTTACGCCCCGTTTTAGATAAAAAGGGAGCTGCCCAGCTGACGCTGCAGAACGGTGTTTTTAAGAAGTTTTGTAGAAATGCCGGGAAATGGGAAGTTGATGTTTCTGGTCTTGGACTCGACAAGAAATGGGGGGCACTCACGATAAAGGATCTTCATCCGCACAAGGAAAGATTAGAAGGCGAACACTGGCAATATATTTTAGACATTACTGATATGTCCAAGCTGGTATCGGATGCTGTGCCACCATTCTTCTTCATTATCGATGAAATAAACAGAGCTGAACTGTCTCGGGTTTTCGGTGAACTCATGTATTGCCTGGAATATCGTGGCGTCGAAGGTAGTGTCAAAACCCAGTATGCCAATCTGAACGACGAGCAGACTGGTATGTTTAAAACCGCTCAAGGTTATCAATTTTTCATTCCGTCAAATATCTATCTGATCGGGACTATGAACACCATCGACCGAAGTGTGGAAAGTTTCGATTTTGCGCTGCGCCGTAGATTCCGCTGGGAAGAAGTGACACCAGATATGGGGCTCCTGAGATACCATCTGAATTCGTTCTGTAAAATATGGGCTCCTCTTGCGGACAATCTCGAACGTCTGAACAACCAGATAGCCGATGAACCCTTGCTGGGACATGATTATCAGATCGGGCATGCTTATTTGATGAATCTGAAATATTCGACCAACCTCACTGTTACGGAAGTAAGAGAACGTGTCTGGGATGACTGCATCCTGCCTTTGTTGCAGGAATACCTACGAGGTACCGGTAAAGAGGCTGAGCTGATCGGTTCCTTCGGTAAGGCATTCGGGGTTTAG
- a CDS encoding DUF6431 domain-containing protein gives MPPTATREDITAYLELVEKNQIKPHRLPDCTQCGLAACYFKLHAYRERRFLIVVDMTVQPEYAPLVRFRCPACGKTVSFYPDFALPHKHYTRQSIMGFTGNYFASDTITYQQAVMDMEQFSVAGYPGGEKSLAPSTVHRWVTTLSKMVHTTQSALNLIGQEDPATRVYRDLAQLKIAAGKFKSLFRKKQLLGCLRLIVVEAFFNATFKLSVFTNLAIRCAFT, from the coding sequence ATGCCGCCAACAGCGACACGTGAGGACATTACAGCATATCTGGAGCTCGTCGAAAAGAACCAAATCAAACCCCATCGTTTGCCCGACTGTACACAATGCGGTCTTGCCGCCTGCTACTTTAAGCTCCACGCCTATCGGGAACGCCGTTTCCTGATCGTCGTCGACATGACCGTACAACCCGAATATGCACCTCTGGTGCGTTTTCGCTGCCCGGCCTGCGGGAAAACGGTATCCTTTTATCCAGATTTTGCCCTTCCGCATAAACACTATACCCGTCAATCGATCATGGGATTTACCGGGAACTATTTTGCATCCGATACCATCACCTATCAACAGGCGGTCATGGATATGGAGCAGTTCAGTGTCGCGGGATATCCCGGCGGAGAAAAAAGCCTTGCACCATCAACAGTGCACCGGTGGGTGACGACGCTGTCAAAAATGGTCCACACTACGCAGTCGGCATTGAACCTGATCGGCCAGGAAGACCCGGCCACAAGGGTATACCGCGATTTGGCCCAATTGAAGATTGCGGCCGGCAAATTCAAAAGTCTGTTCCGCAAAAAGCAACTGCTCGGCTGCCTGCGGTTGATCGTTGTCGAGGCTTTTTTCAATGCCACCTTCAAGCTGTCGGTTTTCACCAACCTGGCAATACGCTGCGCGTTCACCTGA
- a CDS encoding Mu transposase C-terminal domain-containing protein — MDKEQEKWAIFWCDLLKPLIFGEIDEQATNRFLKTLAQEPIRFPDGHIKKPSLSTLRRKLNRYRKDGFDGLERQKRSDRGKPRGVGPEIIATAIELKKEQPYRSHKAINRFLQSTYATSVPRATLYRHLKAAGATRIKLGVSKMKVRKRWTREHTNDLWVGDFEEGPYVIEKNDVVPTCLSAFIDCHSRFVVEARYYFRQNLDVLIDSLIRAWSNHGASLELYLDNAKVYHANGLKAACYRLNTRLLHRPPRDPAPGGLIERFFQTAQHQFEAEVRAGDLLSLEQLNRALSAWLAVGYHKDIHSETGQSPEDRYRQGLTIIRQVDMSRAIESFMQAVPRTVNRTFSDVQVNKRFYRVDPKLRGDKVAVRFDPFSTWDKVQIHSLGGQYLGAGLLHQRQTGLPAVPDPQRKRPEHSYTNLLIQQHKQELAEKTGGIDYRKIVERRRWPFHQFASTVAQLLGFKAGLTDLCSGDLEALKKVYNQCATIDRQMVKTAFENARQPSVLYIVAELKQLIKGDR; from the coding sequence ATGGACAAAGAACAAGAAAAATGGGCCATCTTCTGGTGCGATCTCCTGAAGCCGCTGATCTTCGGGGAGATCGACGAGCAAGCGACGAACCGGTTTCTCAAAACGCTGGCTCAAGAACCGATCCGTTTTCCTGACGGGCACATCAAGAAGCCATCGTTGTCCACGTTGCGGCGCAAGCTGAACCGTTACCGGAAAGACGGATTCGACGGTCTTGAACGACAAAAGCGCAGCGATCGGGGAAAACCCCGTGGTGTCGGTCCCGAGATCATCGCAACGGCCATCGAACTAAAAAAAGAGCAGCCCTACCGCAGTCACAAGGCCATCAACCGCTTTTTGCAAAGCACATATGCGACAAGTGTGCCCCGCGCTACGCTTTACCGTCACCTGAAAGCCGCCGGCGCCACCCGGATCAAACTGGGCGTTTCCAAGATGAAGGTCCGCAAACGATGGACCCGGGAGCACACCAACGATCTGTGGGTCGGCGACTTCGAGGAAGGGCCCTACGTCATCGAGAAAAACGATGTCGTGCCCACCTGCCTGTCCGCCTTCATCGACTGCCACAGCCGCTTTGTTGTCGAGGCACGCTATTACTTCAGGCAAAACCTGGATGTGCTCATCGATTCGCTGATTCGTGCATGGTCCAACCATGGCGCATCGCTCGAACTGTATCTGGACAATGCCAAGGTGTATCATGCCAACGGTCTCAAGGCTGCCTGTTATCGTCTGAACACCCGACTGCTCCACCGACCGCCCCGCGACCCGGCACCCGGTGGCCTGATCGAACGCTTCTTTCAGACCGCCCAACATCAGTTCGAGGCCGAGGTCCGCGCCGGCGACTTGCTCAGCCTGGAGCAGCTCAATCGCGCGCTGTCCGCCTGGCTGGCTGTCGGTTATCACAAAGACATCCACAGCGAGACCGGACAGTCTCCTGAAGACCGCTATCGACAGGGGCTGACCATTATCCGTCAGGTCGATATGAGCCGCGCGATCGAATCGTTCATGCAAGCCGTCCCCCGTACCGTCAACCGTACTTTCTCCGACGTTCAAGTCAACAAACGCTTCTACCGGGTGGATCCCAAACTCCGCGGAGACAAGGTAGCGGTCCGCTTCGATCCTTTTTCCACCTGGGACAAGGTCCAGATCCATTCCCTGGGCGGGCAGTATCTGGGCGCCGGATTGCTGCATCAACGCCAAACCGGGTTGCCGGCTGTCCCTGATCCGCAACGCAAAAGGCCCGAACACAGCTACACCAATTTGTTAATCCAGCAGCACAAACAGGAACTGGCGGAAAAAACCGGCGGTATCGACTATCGCAAAATCGTCGAACGCCGCCGGTGGCCTTTTCACCAGTTTGCCAGCACCGTAGCTCAACTTCTAGGGTTTAAAGCCGGGTTGACCGACCTTTGTTCCGGCGATCTGGAAGCGCTTAAAAAGGTCTACAATCAATGCGCCACCATCGACCGGCAAATGGTCAAGACGGCCTTCGAAAATGCTCGACAGCCAAGCGTTTTGTATATTGTCGCCGAACTCAAACAGCTCATCAAAGGAGACCGATAA
- a CDS encoding ExeA family protein — protein sequence MFLAHFALNAHPFAEKPPIEWLQRDPRIEQALARLKFFEQQGALALILGQTGLGKSSLLRLFIHELPHNRYRPLYLHLTPLRANAFLRLMVTKLGEKPRMGKDRLLLQILERVKQNEKCTLLIVDEAHLIDPDTLTDLRLLISSIDEEVSLKIVLCGQDNLKEVLKRASHADLVQRIALRFALHALSKEQSGAYIDNRMIQAGGTAKTFESEAKNLIHEYTGGVPRQINNVAMACLINAASRSLKKIDDALVNETMSEFNLP from the coding sequence ATGTTTTTAGCCCATTTTGCTTTAAATGCCCACCCGTTTGCAGAAAAACCGCCCATCGAATGGCTGCAGCGAGATCCCCGGATCGAACAAGCCCTGGCACGGCTTAAATTCTTCGAACAACAAGGCGCCCTGGCCTTGATCCTCGGCCAGACCGGACTTGGCAAATCTTCACTGCTCAGGCTCTTCATCCATGAGTTGCCTCACAACCGATATCGTCCCCTTTACCTGCATCTCACGCCCCTGCGGGCCAACGCCTTTCTACGGCTCATGGTCACCAAACTCGGCGAAAAACCCAGGATGGGAAAAGACCGGTTGCTGCTGCAGATCCTCGAACGGGTCAAACAAAACGAAAAGTGCACCCTTTTAATTGTCGACGAGGCCCATCTGATCGATCCCGACACCCTTACCGACCTGCGTCTGTTGATATCCTCCATCGACGAAGAGGTATCGTTGAAAATTGTCTTGTGCGGTCAGGATAATCTGAAAGAGGTCCTCAAGCGTGCCTCGCATGCCGATCTGGTTCAGCGAATCGCCCTGCGGTTTGCCTTGCATGCACTTTCGAAAGAGCAATCCGGCGCCTATATCGACAACCGCATGATCCAGGCCGGCGGAACAGCCAAAACCTTCGAAAGCGAGGCCAAAAACCTGATTCATGAATACACCGGCGGCGTCCCCCGCCAAATCAACAATGTCGCCATGGCCTGCCTGATAAATGCCGCGTCTCGCAGCCTGAAAAAAATCGATGACGCCTTGGTCAACGAAACCATGAGTGAATTTAATCTGCCATAG
- a CDS encoding CHC2 zinc finger domain-containing protein, which produces MPNHYAASLLRNLRNRILIDAVIVDMLRMDIRPDETQLRFRCPLCGHFHTATNSKTNLARCFDCEKNFNPIDLVIAVTHCSFVDAVERLKKRSHWMG; this is translated from the coding sequence ATGCCTAACCATTACGCAGCAAGTCTCTTGCGGAACTTAAGAAATCGCATCCTCATCGATGCCGTGATTGTCGACATGTTACGGATGGATATCCGCCCTGATGAAACTCAACTGCGTTTTCGTTGCCCTTTATGCGGTCACTTTCACACAGCAACAAACTCCAAAACCAATCTGGCCCGGTGTTTTGATTGTGAGAAAAACTTCAATCCAATTGATCTGGTCATCGCCGTTACCCACTGCAGCTTCGTCGACGCGGTGGAACGGTTGAAAAAAAGATCCCATTGGATGGGTTGA
- a CDS encoding ParM/StbA family protein — translation MMINTPVVRMGIDIGFGDVKVVSAKIGGNKKADIEKFKFPTAVARVKNKAIAGLDDAQVEYVFGNSKYLLGNDALGSINILPTRDIDFIMEFGPLLIFKAFEHAARHYHLPIKSVCTSAEVCLGLPLAYYKEKKNELAGRLASFEVSGCRVDISRLVIQAQGQGILLDFLFDDHCRPDRKWLGSDLLILDIGFNTIDILCVQKGRSSSEWSNMLEGAGICRICRDLDIELKRMGLELGEQTIKNVLVERRATKYGKPIDLSATIARLTSDYADFLHRQIQSKLSDVLKTTRKLIVAGGGAYYVADTFKRKYSGGFLLVPVDAEYSNAGGFYKYLKGVKNG, via the coding sequence ATGATGATAAATACACCAGTTGTCAGAATGGGCATCGATATCGGGTTCGGTGACGTGAAAGTCGTCTCGGCAAAGATCGGCGGCAATAAAAAAGCGGATATCGAAAAATTCAAGTTCCCGACCGCAGTTGCCCGGGTAAAAAACAAAGCGATTGCGGGACTGGACGATGCTCAGGTGGAGTATGTTTTTGGGAATTCGAAATACTTGTTGGGAAACGATGCCCTCGGCAGCATCAATATACTGCCCACACGGGATATCGATTTCATCATGGAATTCGGTCCGCTGTTGATTTTCAAGGCATTCGAGCATGCGGCCCGGCATTATCATCTGCCGATAAAATCGGTTTGCACCTCCGCGGAAGTCTGTCTTGGGTTGCCGCTGGCTTACTACAAAGAGAAAAAAAATGAACTGGCCGGGCGGCTGGCCAGTTTCGAAGTGTCGGGCTGCAGGGTCGACATCAGCCGGCTGGTGATCCAGGCCCAGGGCCAGGGCATATTGCTGGATTTTCTATTCGACGACCATTGCAGGCCGGACAGAAAATGGCTGGGAAGCGATCTGCTCATCCTGGACATCGGTTTCAATACCATCGACATTCTCTGTGTCCAGAAGGGAAGATCCAGCTCCGAATGGTCCAATATGCTTGAGGGTGCCGGGATCTGCCGGATCTGTAGAGACCTTGATATTGAGCTGAAAAGGATGGGCCTGGAACTTGGCGAACAGACGATAAAAAACGTATTGGTCGAGCGCCGGGCCACAAAGTATGGCAAGCCAATCGATCTTTCCGCAACCATTGCCCGGCTGACCTCCGATTACGCCGACTTTTTGCACCGGCAGATCCAGTCCAAGCTTTCCGATGTATTGAAAACCACCCGCAAACTCATCGTTGCCGGCGGCGGCGCCTATTATGTGGCCGATACATTCAAACGAAAATACTCAGGGGGCTTTCTGCTGGTGCCGGTTGATGCGGAATACAGCAATGCCGGAGGGTTTTACAAATATTTGAAGGGCGTCAAAAATGGCTGA